In a single window of the Nocardioides sp. L-11A genome:
- a CDS encoding ATP-binding protein: MDPTTQAFVAALLGALVAGGAMLAWHLSDRQQRVFQQPEEPLLPDGVAAVLSVLRSSAVVVDESDSVVKASAPAYAMGFVRGTTLLSDELGALIRKVRRDGQIRETELIVPRSAGAPRHVTARVAPLGSRLVLALVEDRTRERQVDAVRRDFVANVSHELKTPVGAMRLLAEAVQDAADDPDAVYRFASRMLTESDRLSRLIQQIIELSRLQGDEPLDSPVPVSIDDVVASAVDFVDMNANAKDIQVIAEGEAGLKVLGSEKQVGAAVSNLVANAVAYSEPGSRVVVTRKRAGHTIEISVIDQGIGIPEAEVERIFERFYRVDPARHRSTGGTGLGLSIVKHVAATHGGEVRVWSVEGQGSTFTLILPQHPNHEDGPYVRLAPLASGPEAPGGRTEDQEEPR; the protein is encoded by the coding sequence GTGGATCCGACGACGCAGGCCTTCGTGGCCGCGCTCCTCGGCGCCCTCGTGGCCGGCGGCGCCATGCTCGCCTGGCATCTCAGCGACCGCCAGCAGCGCGTCTTCCAGCAGCCCGAGGAACCGCTCCTGCCCGACGGCGTGGCGGCCGTGCTCTCGGTCCTGCGCAGCAGCGCGGTCGTCGTCGACGAGTCCGACTCCGTGGTCAAGGCCTCGGCGCCGGCGTACGCCATGGGCTTCGTCCGCGGTACGACGCTGCTGTCCGACGAGCTCGGCGCCCTGATCCGCAAGGTGCGCCGCGACGGGCAGATCCGCGAGACCGAGCTGATCGTGCCCCGCTCGGCGGGCGCGCCACGGCACGTCACCGCCCGCGTCGCGCCGCTGGGCTCGCGGCTGGTCCTGGCCCTCGTCGAGGACCGCACCCGCGAGCGTCAGGTCGACGCCGTACGACGCGACTTCGTGGCCAATGTCAGCCATGAGCTGAAGACCCCGGTCGGCGCCATGCGACTGCTCGCCGAGGCGGTGCAGGACGCCGCCGACGATCCCGACGCGGTCTACCGGTTCGCGTCGCGGATGCTCACCGAGAGCGACCGGCTCTCCCGGCTGATCCAGCAGATCATCGAGCTGTCGCGGCTCCAGGGCGACGAGCCCCTCGACTCGCCGGTGCCGGTGTCGATCGACGACGTCGTCGCCTCCGCGGTCGACTTCGTCGACATGAACGCCAACGCCAAGGACATCCAGGTCATCGCCGAGGGCGAGGCCGGCCTCAAGGTGCTCGGCAGCGAGAAGCAGGTCGGCGCCGCGGTCTCGAACCTGGTCGCCAACGCCGTCGCCTACTCCGAGCCCGGCTCGCGCGTCGTGGTGACCCGCAAGCGGGCGGGCCACACCATCGAGATCTCGGTGATCGACCAGGGCATCGGCATCCCCGAGGCCGAGGTGGAGCGGATCTTCGAGCGGTTCTACCGCGTCGACCCCGCACGCCACCGCTCGACCGGTGGCACCGGCCTGGGCCTGTCGATCGTCAAGCACGTCGCGGCCACCCACGGCGGCGAGGTGCGGGTCTGGTCCGTCGAGGGGCAGGGCTCGACGTTCACGCTGATCCTGCCGCAGCACCCGAACCACGAGGACGGGCCGTACGTGCGGCTCGCCCCGCTCGCGTCCGGCCCGGAAGCGCCGGGCGGACGCACCGAAGATCAGGAGGAACCCCGATGA
- a CDS encoding response regulator transcription factor, whose protein sequence is MTRVLVVEDEESYSDALAYLLRKEGFEVAIAADGNEALKEFDRNGADIVLLDLMLPGIPGTEVCRTIRQTSNVPVIMVSAKDDEVDKVVGLELGADDYVTKPYSPRELVARIRAVLRRGIGDELLPDTLEAGPVRMDVERHVVTVDGTEQRLPLKEFELLEMFLRNPGRVLTRGQLIDRVWGSDYVGDTKTLDVHVKRLRAKLEPEPSEPKFLVTVRGLGYKFDV, encoded by the coding sequence ATGACCCGGGTACTTGTCGTCGAAGACGAAGAGAGCTACAGCGACGCCCTCGCCTACCTGCTCCGCAAGGAGGGGTTCGAGGTCGCGATCGCGGCCGACGGCAACGAGGCGCTCAAGGAGTTCGACCGCAACGGCGCCGACATCGTGCTGCTCGACCTCATGCTGCCCGGGATCCCCGGCACCGAGGTGTGCCGGACCATCCGGCAGACGTCGAACGTGCCGGTGATCATGGTGAGCGCCAAGGACGACGAGGTCGACAAGGTCGTCGGCCTCGAGCTAGGCGCCGACGACTACGTCACCAAGCCGTACTCCCCCCGCGAGCTGGTCGCCCGGATCCGCGCCGTGCTGCGCCGCGGCATCGGCGACGAGCTGCTCCCCGACACCCTCGAGGCCGGGCCGGTCCGGATGGACGTCGAGCGGCACGTCGTGACGGTCGACGGCACCGAGCAGCGGCTGCCGCTCAAGGAGTTCGAGCTGCTGGAGATGTTCCTGCGCAACCCCGGCCGGGTGCTCACCCGCGGCCAGCTCATCGACCGGGTCTGGGGCTCCGACTACGTCGGCGACACCAAGACGCTCGACGTCCACGTCAAGCGACTGCGCGCCAAGCTGGAGCCGGAGCCGAGCGAGCCGAAGTTCCTCGTCACCGTGCGCGGGCTGGGCTACAAGTTCGACGTCTGA
- a CDS encoding DMT family transporter → MTAADPAAPSSAPGTGGGRARGAPGLLPLAAVAVTLVLWASAFVGIRHLAHDFSAGALSLGRLAAGALALAPVALAQGLPHPSRRQWISIVTIGVLWFGIYNLSLNAGEQRVDAGTAAMLLQVAPVLIAVLAALFLGERFTTPLAAGLALAFSGVAVIGLSTSGGDSTGDLLGVVLCLLPAVVYAVSVILQKPLLTDLSAVHVTWLACTVGVVTCLPWAGRLVTEVGDAPVSSTLWLVYLGVFPTAIAFTTYAYALRRMTASALGVTTYLVPPLTIVMGLVFLDEVPPTIAYAGGALALLGVGVARRAPARRAVAAPAAPGQDPAD, encoded by the coding sequence GTGACCGCCGCCGACCCCGCCGCGCCCAGCTCCGCTCCCGGCACCGGCGGCGGTCGGGCGCGCGGAGCGCCCGGGCTGCTGCCGCTGGCCGCGGTCGCGGTGACCCTGGTGCTGTGGGCGAGCGCCTTCGTCGGCATCCGGCACCTCGCCCACGACTTCTCCGCGGGCGCGCTGTCACTCGGACGACTGGCGGCGGGAGCGCTGGCGCTCGCCCCGGTGGCGCTGGCGCAGGGCCTGCCCCACCCGAGCCGACGGCAGTGGATCTCGATCGTGACGATCGGGGTGCTCTGGTTCGGGATCTACAACCTCTCCCTCAACGCCGGCGAGCAACGCGTCGACGCCGGCACGGCGGCGATGCTGCTGCAGGTCGCCCCCGTCCTCATCGCCGTCCTGGCCGCCCTGTTCCTCGGCGAGCGCTTCACGACCCCGCTCGCGGCCGGGCTCGCCCTGGCGTTCTCCGGCGTGGCCGTGATCGGCCTGTCCACCTCGGGCGGGGACAGCACCGGCGACCTGCTCGGCGTCGTCCTGTGCCTGCTGCCGGCCGTGGTGTACGCCGTCAGCGTGATCCTGCAGAAGCCGCTCCTCACGGATCTCTCAGCGGTCCACGTCACCTGGCTCGCCTGCACCGTCGGCGTCGTGACCTGCCTGCCCTGGGCGGGCCGGCTGGTCACCGAGGTGGGCGACGCGCCGGTGTCGTCGACGCTGTGGCTGGTCTATCTGGGCGTGTTCCCGACCGCGATCGCGTTCACGACCTACGCCTACGCCCTGCGGCGCATGACCGCCTCGGCGCTCGGGGTGACGACCTACCTGGTACCACCGCTGACCATCGTGATGGGGCTGGTGTTCCTCGACGAGGTCCCGCCGACCATCGCGTACGCCGGTGGGGCGCTCGCGCTGCTCGGCGTCGGCGTCGCCCGCCGGGCGCCCGCTCGCAGGGCCGTCGCCGCGCCCGCCGCGCCCGGTCAGGACCCGGCGGACTGA
- a CDS encoding Glu/Leu/Phe/Val dehydrogenase translates to MTAVSAGATVLEPVSEAVSEAVSEAADPLADAHSRLRAAIDVLGYEEHMYDMLATARREITVSVPLRRDDGTVEVLTGHRVQHNFSRGPAKGGLRFSPEVDLDEVRALAMWMTWKCALLDVPYGGAKGGVRIDPRRYSAGELERVTRRYTSEIMPIIGPEQDIPAPDVGTDEQTMAWIMDSYSVSSGHTVLGVVTGKPISLGGSLGRATATSRGVVHVALAALAERGLAAAASRAAVQGFGKVGRSAARFLAEAGVAVTAVSDQYGGIRATGGLDVAALEDHVDRTGTVVGFPGAEPLDGDLLVEEDVELLVPAAVECVIRADNAARVRAAVIVEGANGPTTPEADRILEDNGQLVVPDILANAGGVVVSYFEWVQANQAYWWSEDDVEARLRERMLGAWERVRHYAAERDLSLRSAATCLAVESVAQAHRRRGLYP, encoded by the coding sequence ATGACCGCGGTCAGCGCCGGCGCGACGGTGCTGGAACCGGTGTCGGAGGCGGTGTCGGAGGCGGTGTCGGAGGCGGCCGACCCGCTCGCCGACGCCCACAGCCGGCTGCGCGCGGCGATCGACGTCCTCGGCTACGAGGAGCACATGTACGACATGCTCGCGACGGCGCGGCGCGAGATCACCGTGAGCGTCCCGCTGCGCCGCGACGACGGCACCGTGGAGGTGCTCACCGGGCACCGCGTGCAGCACAACTTCTCCCGCGGACCCGCCAAGGGCGGCCTGCGCTTCAGCCCCGAGGTGGACCTCGACGAGGTCCGGGCGCTGGCGATGTGGATGACGTGGAAGTGCGCCCTGCTCGACGTGCCCTACGGCGGCGCGAAGGGCGGGGTGCGGATCGACCCGCGCCGCTACTCGGCCGGCGAGCTGGAGCGGGTCACCCGGCGCTACACCAGCGAGATCATGCCGATCATCGGCCCGGAGCAGGACATCCCGGCCCCCGACGTCGGGACCGACGAGCAGACCATGGCCTGGATCATGGACTCCTACTCGGTCAGCTCCGGCCACACGGTGCTGGGCGTCGTGACCGGCAAGCCGATCTCGCTGGGCGGCTCCCTCGGCCGGGCGACCGCGACCTCGCGCGGCGTGGTGCACGTGGCCCTCGCCGCCCTCGCCGAGCGGGGTCTGGCCGCGGCGGCCTCCCGTGCCGCCGTGCAGGGCTTCGGCAAGGTCGGTCGCAGCGCGGCGCGCTTCCTGGCCGAGGCCGGCGTCGCCGTCACCGCCGTGTCCGACCAGTACGGCGGCATCCGGGCGACCGGCGGCCTCGACGTCGCGGCGCTCGAGGACCATGTCGACCGGACCGGGACGGTGGTCGGGTTCCCGGGCGCCGAGCCGCTCGACGGCGACCTGCTCGTCGAGGAGGACGTCGAGCTGCTGGTGCCGGCCGCCGTGGAGTGCGTGATCCGCGCCGACAACGCGGCCCGGGTGCGCGCGGCCGTGATCGTGGAGGGCGCCAACGGGCCCACGACGCCTGAGGCCGACCGGATCCTGGAGGACAACGGGCAGCTCGTCGTGCCGGACATCCTCGCCAACGCCGGTGGCGTCGTCGTGTCGTACTTCGAGTGGGTGCAGGCCAACCAGGCCTACTGGTGGAGCGAGGACGACGTCGAGGCGCGGCTGCGCGAGCGGATGCTCGGGGCGTGGGAGCGGGTCCGGCACTACGCCGCCGAGCGCGACCTCTCGCTTCGGTCCGCCGCGACCTGCCTGGCGGTCGAGTCGGTCGCCCAGGCGCACCGGCGGCGCGGCCTGTACCCCTGA
- a CDS encoding nitrilase-related carbon-nitrogen hydrolase — MKLAAVQLKAGADRSETISRAQALVDDAATQGARIVLLPEMFAVPFVQPEPDPDYFVHAEALDGPSNTMAEAASRRHGITVVSSVFEASAVPGVYHNTACTYVGGELRSVYRKSHLPFSNGFPEKFYFRPGETPPEVVDTGETRVGTVICYERHFPELSRTVALDGGSVLCVPVASASAPMKEVFQLELRAHAVFNSMFVVCANRHGVEGTKEYFGLSAVYGPNGEVLATAPDDADGLALAEVDLAQVDEIRRRRPFLRDRRPELYGRVSAAQTVPTALP, encoded by the coding sequence ATGAAGCTCGCCGCAGTCCAGCTCAAGGCCGGCGCCGACCGGTCGGAGACCATCAGCCGGGCGCAGGCCCTGGTGGACGACGCCGCCACCCAGGGCGCCCGGATCGTCCTCCTGCCGGAGATGTTCGCGGTGCCGTTCGTGCAGCCCGAGCCCGACCCGGACTACTTCGTGCACGCCGAGGCGCTCGACGGACCGTCGAACACGATGGCCGAGGCGGCCTCGCGACGGCACGGGATCACCGTGGTGTCGTCGGTCTTCGAGGCCAGCGCGGTCCCCGGCGTCTACCACAACACCGCCTGCACGTACGTCGGCGGGGAGCTGCGCTCGGTGTACCGCAAGTCGCACCTGCCGTTCTCCAACGGCTTCCCCGAGAAGTTCTACTTCCGGCCCGGCGAGACCCCGCCCGAGGTCGTCGACACCGGCGAGACCCGGGTCGGGACGGTGATCTGCTACGAGCGGCACTTCCCCGAGCTGAGCCGGACCGTCGCGCTCGACGGCGGCTCGGTGCTCTGCGTGCCGGTCGCCTCGGCCAGTGCGCCGATGAAGGAGGTCTTCCAGTTGGAGCTGCGTGCCCACGCGGTCTTCAACTCGATGTTCGTCGTCTGCGCCAACCGGCACGGCGTCGAGGGCACGAAGGAGTACTTCGGCCTCTCCGCCGTCTACGGACCCAACGGCGAGGTCCTCGCGACCGCCCCCGACGACGCCGACGGCCTGGCCCTCGCCGAGGTCGACCTGGCACAGGTCGACGAGATCCGCCGGCGCCGGCCCTTCCTCCGCGACCGTCGCCCCGAGCTCTACGGCCGGGTCAGCGCCGCCCAGACCGTGCCGACGGCGCTGCCATGA
- a CDS encoding LLM class flavin-dependent oxidoreductase, which produces MTSLPLGIHVGERLSLEQTYWQAQVADENGFESVWVAEGRLSRDGIVPAAIIASRTENVKIGTGVLNNKSRNAALMAVTFKTLDEVAPGRAILGIGAWWEPLATKVGQPISKPIKAMREYIGVCQALFRNENVEFEGEFVQMRGVRFDSMYRENKPVDIPIYIGAVGPKMLELAGEISDGVHMDFLLPPSYMEGALAAIDRGLAKRTDGRTSIDLTQIVSCSVNDDDPQEAIDACKAFLTLYLCQQPHIAEHCGVERELVDRLQEIAGWPATPEQIKKAMQLVPNELVQNVTACGTTDQAFEKLVSYHEAGVRCPIISTLGDKERTLTRLAQAARA; this is translated from the coding sequence ATGACATCGCTGCCCCTGGGAATCCACGTCGGTGAGCGGCTCAGCCTCGAGCAGACCTACTGGCAGGCCCAGGTCGCCGACGAGAACGGCTTCGAGTCGGTGTGGGTCGCCGAGGGGCGGCTGTCCCGCGACGGGATCGTGCCCGCGGCGATCATCGCCAGCCGGACCGAGAACGTGAAGATCGGCACCGGCGTCCTCAACAACAAGAGCCGCAACGCGGCGCTGATGGCGGTCACCTTCAAGACCCTCGACGAGGTCGCCCCCGGGCGCGCCATCCTGGGCATCGGCGCCTGGTGGGAGCCGCTGGCGACCAAGGTCGGCCAGCCGATCTCCAAGCCGATCAAGGCCATGCGCGAGTACATCGGCGTGTGCCAGGCGCTCTTCCGCAACGAGAACGTCGAGTTCGAGGGCGAGTTCGTCCAGATGCGCGGCGTCCGCTTCGACTCCATGTATCGCGAGAACAAGCCGGTCGACATCCCGATCTACATCGGGGCGGTCGGGCCGAAGATGCTGGAGCTCGCCGGCGAGATCAGCGACGGCGTCCACATGGACTTCCTGCTGCCGCCGTCGTACATGGAGGGCGCACTGGCCGCGATCGACCGCGGCCTCGCCAAGCGGACCGACGGCCGCACCTCCATCGACCTCACCCAGATCGTGTCCTGCAGCGTCAACGACGACGACCCCCAGGAGGCGATCGACGCCTGCAAGGCCTTCCTGACGCTCTACCTGTGCCAGCAGCCGCACATCGCCGAGCACTGCGGCGTCGAGCGGGAGCTCGTCGACCGGCTCCAGGAGATCGCCGGCTGGCCGGCGACCCCCGAGCAGATCAAGAAGGCGATGCAGCTCGTCCCCAACGAGCTGGTGCAGAACGTCACCGCGTGCGGCACCACCGACCAGGCCTTCGAGAAGCTCGTCTCCTACCACGAAGCGGGTGTGCGCTGCCCGATCATCTCCACCCTGGGTGACAAGGAGCGCACGCTCACCCGCCTCGCCCAGGCCGCGCGGGCCTGA
- a CDS encoding thiamine pyrophosphate-binding protein produces the protein MRAHRRAATALRELGVETIFGLMGEGNMRPLIDFGAIGGTVVAATTEGAAVSMADGYARVGRRLGVASVTHGPGATNALTALTEAVRARTPLLLLTGDTPPRADHLQRFDLRGLAGLAGAGYVRVGAAADTATDVARAVRRAQAECRPVVLDLPVPLQRVEVADGPPLRPAPPAWPGLPDEDELDRALGILAAARRPVILAGRGALDARDEIVALARAVGAPLGTTLLGKGLFAGEPLDLGVLGTLASEVALETVQGADCLLVLGAGLNRYTSVDGALLAGRAVIQVDRDPARIRAAAEVGLVADVRRTAASMREQLVAAGQEPATAHRGDLAELLAAEAARPVAGAEDADGADTIDPRTVMRLLDRVLPADRVVVTDTGRFVYAPWRLLSVRSPADFAHTCNFASIGLGLGTALGAAAGSGRPTVAVVGDGGGVMNLVELATAVRLGLPLLVVVCNDGAYGMEYRHLRLDGDDPAPARCVWPDFAEVARALGARAATVRTAGDLDGVAVQLASLGSDGAGPLLLDVRCDPDLDLADLG, from the coding sequence GTGCGGGCGCACCGGCGGGCTGCCACGGCACTGCGGGAGCTCGGCGTCGAGACGATCTTCGGTCTGATGGGTGAGGGCAACATGCGCCCGCTCATCGACTTCGGCGCGATCGGCGGCACGGTGGTCGCCGCGACCACCGAGGGCGCCGCGGTCAGCATGGCCGACGGCTACGCCCGTGTGGGACGGCGCCTCGGCGTCGCCTCGGTCACCCACGGTCCCGGTGCGACCAACGCGCTCACCGCGCTGACCGAGGCGGTCCGGGCCCGGACGCCGTTGCTGCTGCTGACCGGCGACACCCCGCCGCGTGCCGACCACCTGCAGCGCTTCGACCTGCGCGGACTGGCCGGACTGGCGGGCGCCGGATACGTCCGGGTGGGCGCCGCGGCGGACACCGCGACGGATGTCGCGCGGGCCGTCCGGCGCGCGCAGGCGGAGTGCCGACCCGTCGTCCTCGACCTGCCGGTGCCCCTGCAGCGGGTCGAGGTCGCCGACGGTCCGCCCCTGCGCCCCGCGCCGCCGGCGTGGCCCGGTCTGCCGGACGAGGACGAGCTCGACCGGGCGCTCGGCATCCTGGCCGCCGCCCGGCGCCCGGTGATCCTCGCCGGGCGGGGCGCGCTCGACGCGCGGGACGAGATCGTGGCCCTGGCCCGCGCCGTCGGCGCCCCCCTCGGTACGACGCTGCTCGGCAAGGGCCTGTTCGCGGGGGAGCCGCTCGACCTCGGTGTGCTCGGCACCCTGGCCTCCGAGGTCGCCCTGGAGACGGTCCAGGGCGCGGACTGCCTGCTGGTGCTGGGCGCCGGCCTGAACCGCTACACCTCGGTCGACGGCGCGCTGCTGGCGGGCCGGGCGGTGATCCAGGTGGATCGGGACCCGGCGCGGATCCGTGCCGCGGCCGAGGTCGGGCTGGTGGCCGACGTACGCCGGACGGCGGCCTCGATGCGCGAGCAGCTCGTCGCGGCGGGGCAGGAGCCCGCCACGGCGCACCGCGGCGACCTCGCCGAGCTCCTCGCCGCCGAGGCCGCCCGTCCGGTCGCCGGCGCGGAGGATGCGGACGGCGCGGACACGATCGACCCGCGCACGGTGATGCGTCTGCTGGACCGCGTGCTGCCGGCGGACCGGGTCGTGGTGACCGACACCGGGCGCTTCGTCTACGCGCCGTGGCGGCTGCTCTCGGTGCGCAGCCCCGCGGACTTCGCACACACGTGCAACTTCGCCTCGATCGGCCTGGGGCTCGGCACCGCCCTCGGCGCGGCCGCCGGCTCGGGACGCCCGACCGTGGCGGTCGTCGGCGACGGCGGCGGCGTGATGAACCTGGTCGAGCTGGCCACGGCGGTCCGGCTCGGCCTCCCGCTGCTGGTCGTCGTCTGCAACGACGGGGCCTACGGCATGGAGTACCGGCACCTGCGCCTCGACGGGGACGATCCGGCGCCGGCGCGGTGCGTCTGGCCGGACTTCGCCGAGGTCGCTCGTGCGCTCGGCGCCCGGGCGGCGACCGTGCGCACCGCCGGTGATCTCGACGGCGTCGCCGTCCAGCTCGCGAGCCTCGGCTCGGACGGCGCCGGCCCGCTCCTGCTCGACGTCCGCTGCGACCCCGACCTCGACCTGGCCGACCTCGGCTGA
- the ccrA gene encoding crotonyl-CoA carboxylase/reductase, producing the protein MGHNDRTSVATTDVTYDLGQLPPVGEVPRTMTALVVRQDRYGDPEQAFRVETGIEVPPLGPDEVLVAVMAAGVNYNNVWAARGYPVDVIGLRQRAGEPYDFHIGGSDASGIVYAVGEAVRDIAVGEEVIVHPGHWDPADPWVLAGKDPMVAPSARIWGYDTNFGSFAQFTRVQAHQVLPKAPHLSWAEAAAPTLVGTTAYRMLHGFAGNQVQPDDVVLVWGGSGGLGTQAVQLAALAGARPVAVVSDDERGAYVMERGAVGYVNRSEFTHWGIPPRVDDVAGQKEWLGQARAFGKRIWDIVGERKDPAIVFEHPGAATVPTSIMVCEPGGMVVICAGTTGFDAMVDLRYHWTRQKRFQGSHGTNDAQAIAYNDLMVAGKLDPCLGRTVSFADLPRAHAEMGRGEQVFGNVVALVGATGD; encoded by the coding sequence GTGGGTCACAACGACCGCACCAGCGTCGCCACCACCGACGTCACCTACGACCTGGGTCAGCTCCCGCCGGTCGGGGAGGTGCCGCGGACGATGACCGCCCTCGTGGTGCGCCAGGACCGCTACGGCGACCCCGAGCAGGCGTTCCGCGTCGAGACCGGCATCGAGGTCCCGCCGCTGGGCCCTGACGAGGTGCTGGTCGCGGTCATGGCCGCTGGCGTCAACTACAACAACGTGTGGGCCGCGCGCGGCTACCCCGTCGACGTGATCGGTCTGCGCCAGCGCGCCGGTGAGCCCTACGACTTCCACATCGGCGGCTCGGACGCCTCCGGCATCGTGTACGCCGTCGGGGAGGCGGTCCGCGACATCGCGGTCGGCGAGGAGGTGATCGTCCACCCGGGCCACTGGGATCCCGCGGACCCGTGGGTGCTCGCCGGCAAGGACCCGATGGTCGCGCCGTCGGCGCGGATCTGGGGCTACGACACCAACTTCGGCTCGTTCGCGCAGTTCACCCGCGTCCAGGCGCACCAGGTGCTGCCCAAGGCCCCGCACCTGTCCTGGGCCGAGGCGGCGGCACCGACCCTGGTGGGCACCACGGCGTACCGGATGCTGCACGGGTTCGCCGGCAACCAGGTGCAGCCCGACGACGTCGTGCTGGTCTGGGGCGGCTCGGGAGGTCTCGGCACCCAGGCCGTGCAGCTGGCCGCGCTCGCCGGGGCCCGGCCGGTCGCCGTCGTGTCCGACGACGAGCGCGGTGCCTATGTCATGGAGCGCGGCGCGGTCGGGTACGTCAACCGCTCCGAGTTCACCCACTGGGGCATCCCGCCGCGCGTCGACGACGTCGCCGGCCAGAAGGAGTGGCTCGGCCAGGCGCGTGCCTTCGGCAAGCGGATCTGGGACATCGTGGGGGAGCGCAAGGACCCCGCGATCGTCTTCGAGCACCCTGGGGCGGCCACGGTGCCGACCAGCATCATGGTCTGCGAGCCCGGTGGCATGGTCGTCATCTGCGCGGGGACCACGGGCTTCGACGCCATGGTCGACCTGCGCTACCACTGGACCCGGCAGAAGCGCTTCCAGGGCAGCCACGGCACCAACGACGCCCAGGCGATCGCGTACAACGACCTGATGGTCGCGGGGAAGCTCGATCCCTGTCTGGGGCGCACCGTCTCCTTCGCCGACCTGCCCCGGGCGCACGCCGAGATGGGCCGTGGGGAGCAGGTCTTCGGCAACGTCGTGGCGCTGGTCGGCGCGACCGGGGACTGA
- a CDS encoding aminotransferase class III-fold pyridoxal phosphate-dependent enzyme, with product MTTSEVASTWDADRIRAADKAYVIHSWSNQGAVNATPIAGGEGAWFWDHEGNRYLDFQSQLVNMNLGHQHPRIVEAIRAKAAEMCYIGPNYAEQSRAQLAELMAEVTPGDLRMSFFTTGGAAANENAIRLARHVTGRQKVVARYRSYHGATAGAIALTGDPRRWYAEPGPTGVVRMFDPYTYRCPAGHPDPCPVCSGAPHLEEILQYENPNTVAAVILETVTGTNGILPPPPGYLQSIREVCDRYGIILIFDEVMAGFGRTGEWFACDHWDVTPDILITAKGLNSGYVPLGAMTVNERISDWLMNNKFWGGLTYAGHPLACASGVASIEAMREERIIENAREMGARLNAGLHRLAERHPSIGEVRGLGLFQGLELVRDRVTREPLVPFNPVGEAGAPMQAVVAAAKKRGLYLSANNNVVRLTPPLVIGAEDIDLALDVLDDVLVHADAAGVS from the coding sequence ATGACGACGAGCGAGGTGGCCTCCACCTGGGACGCTGACCGGATCCGCGCCGCGGACAAGGCGTACGTGATCCACTCCTGGTCCAACCAGGGCGCCGTCAACGCGACGCCGATCGCCGGGGGCGAGGGTGCGTGGTTCTGGGACCACGAGGGCAACCGCTACCTGGACTTCCAGTCCCAGCTGGTCAACATGAACCTCGGCCACCAGCACCCCCGGATCGTCGAGGCGATCCGGGCCAAGGCGGCCGAGATGTGCTACATCGGCCCCAACTACGCCGAGCAGTCCCGCGCGCAGCTCGCCGAGCTGATGGCGGAGGTGACGCCGGGCGACCTGAGGATGTCCTTCTTCACCACCGGCGGCGCGGCGGCCAACGAGAACGCGATCCGGCTCGCCCGGCACGTCACCGGCCGGCAGAAGGTCGTGGCGCGCTACCGCAGCTACCACGGCGCGACGGCCGGCGCGATCGCGCTGACCGGCGACCCGCGCCGGTGGTACGCCGAGCCGGGCCCCACGGGGGTCGTGCGCATGTTCGACCCGTACACCTACCGCTGCCCTGCCGGGCACCCCGACCCGTGCCCCGTCTGCTCGGGAGCGCCGCACCTGGAGGAGATCCTCCAGTACGAGAACCCGAACACGGTGGCCGCGGTGATCCTCGAGACCGTCACCGGCACCAACGGCATCCTGCCGCCGCCGCCCGGCTACCTCCAGTCGATCCGGGAGGTGTGCGACCGGTACGGCATCATCTTGATCTTCGACGAGGTGATGGCCGGCTTCGGGCGCACCGGCGAGTGGTTCGCCTGCGACCACTGGGACGTCACGCCCGACATCCTGATCACCGCCAAGGGCCTCAACTCCGGCTACGTGCCGTTGGGCGCGATGACCGTCAACGAGCGCATCTCGGACTGGCTGATGAACAACAAGTTCTGGGGCGGCCTGACCTACGCCGGGCACCCGCTGGCCTGCGCGAGCGGCGTCGCCTCGATCGAGGCCATGCGGGAGGAGCGGATCATCGAGAACGCCCGCGAGATGGGCGCCCGGCTCAACGCGGGCCTGCACCGGCTCGCCGAGCGGCACCCCTCCATCGGCGAGGTGCGCGGGCTCGGCCTGTTCCAGGGGCTCGAGCTGGTCCGCGACCGGGTCACCCGCGAGCCGCTGGTGCCGTTCAACCCGGTCGGCGAGGCCGGCGCACCGATGCAGGCCGTGGTGGCCGCCGCGAAGAAGCGTGGCCTCTACCTCTCGGCCAACAACAACGTGGTGCGTCTGACCCCGCCCCTGGTGATCGGCGCCGAGGACATCGACCTCGCGCTCGACGTCCTCGACGACGTCCTGGTGCACGCGGACGCCGCCGGCGTGTCCTGA